One stretch of Halobaculum marinum DNA includes these proteins:
- a CDS encoding ABC transporter substrate-binding protein — MFGQPGALTGAFDFLQPGVSQAADAAVSHINEAGGPLGAELEVVRRDTAVDPQEARSVTTQLVENDDAAAIVGLFSSEINPLWNFLQDLQMPIVTPWPGSTFLDTRGGDKATPGDISDDEWVWRTVVGDTVHTGGSAVYALEQGYETLGIINGNTEGERSYVDGFLSVYEANGGSVAEQVEVELGASSYQSALSRLFDAEFDAFLVSMPQESAITALSDWSDGGYGRQPILSDTLAQQEVIDQVGSDLHGAWVAQPGRSGPSYDTFEGIYSEAGDAAINGWTPPSWDSVQVTALAIERAGDTSPEAIQQNLGPVSRGDGTPVSTFAEGKEALANGEEITYQGAATPTTFTQHGNVFGAVSINTAQDGAFTQTTQVSAEDVREYVTEGEY; from the coding sequence GTGTTCGGACAGCCCGGCGCGCTGACCGGTGCGTTCGACTTCCTCCAGCCCGGCGTCTCCCAAGCCGCCGACGCCGCCGTCAGCCACATCAACGAGGCGGGCGGCCCGCTGGGTGCGGAGTTGGAGGTCGTCCGCCGTGACACCGCCGTCGACCCGCAGGAGGCGCGGAGCGTCACGACGCAACTCGTCGAGAACGACGACGCCGCGGCGATCGTCGGGCTCTTTTCGAGTGAGATCAACCCGCTGTGGAACTTCCTCCAGGACCTCCAGATGCCGATCGTCACGCCGTGGCCGGGGTCGACGTTCCTCGACACCCGCGGAGGAGACAAGGCCACGCCCGGCGACATCAGCGACGACGAGTGGGTGTGGCGGACGGTCGTCGGCGACACCGTCCACACGGGCGGGAGCGCCGTGTACGCGCTCGAACAGGGGTACGAGACGCTCGGGATCATCAACGGGAACACCGAGGGTGAGCGCAGCTACGTCGACGGGTTCCTCTCCGTCTACGAGGCGAACGGCGGCAGCGTCGCCGAGCAAGTCGAGGTCGAACTGGGCGCATCGAGCTACCAGTCGGCGCTCAGCCGGCTCTTCGATGCGGAGTTCGACGCGTTCCTCGTGAGCATGCCCCAGGAGTCGGCGATCACGGCGCTGAGTGACTGGTCCGACGGCGGCTACGGTCGCCAGCCGATCCTCTCGGACACGCTCGCACAGCAGGAAGTGATCGACCAGGTCGGCAGTGACCTCCACGGCGCGTGGGTCGCACAGCCCGGGCGGTCGGGGCCGAGCTACGACACCTTCGAGGGAATCTACTCGGAGGCGGGCGACGCGGCGATCAACGGCTGGACGCCCCCGTCGTGGGACTCCGTGCAGGTGACGGCGCTGGCCATCGAACGCGCCGGCGACACGAGCCCCGAAGCGATCCAACAGAACCTCGGGCCGGTCAGTCGCGGCGACGGCACCCCCGTCTCCACGTTCGCCGAGGGGAAGGAGGCCCTCGCAAACGGTGAGGAGATCACCTACCAGGGTGCGGCGACGCCGACCACGTTCACCCAACACGGCAACGTCTTCGGTGCGGTGTCGATCAACACCGCACAGGACGGCGCCTTCACGCAGACGACGCAGGTGTCGGCCGAGGACGTCCGCGAGTACGTGACGGAAGGCGAATACTAA
- a CDS encoding branched-chain amino acid ABC transporter permease, translating into MGLSQNVVFGLVTGSYIAIAAIGFTLIYGIVNMINFAYGEYLTIGAFLGLLAVTMLPVPLPVAVLLAMAGGGLVSLALARGFFTPINQTGPVPLLLTSIGLGIALRSAIRLVAGRSARYYDTETVTYRFDSLPDLSVGSVDLLGGFFVTSEHLIVIGTAVAVFVVLHALLTRTDVGIAMRAMGDDESLARVRGIDTQLIRDSVWVLAGVLAGLAGVLMAIQTNVSSDTGFSHILQILSAAILGGAGSPYGAILGAYVIGLVLALSTAFLPSGMTGLSSAVAFVILVAVLLVKPSGIAGKEVREA; encoded by the coding sequence ATGGGACTGTCCCAGAACGTCGTCTTCGGACTGGTCACCGGTTCGTACATCGCCATCGCGGCGATCGGGTTCACCCTGATCTACGGAATCGTGAACATGATCAACTTCGCCTACGGCGAGTACCTCACGATCGGCGCGTTCCTGGGGCTCCTCGCGGTCACCATGCTTCCGGTGCCGCTCCCGGTCGCCGTCCTCCTCGCGATGGCCGGCGGCGGCCTCGTCAGCCTCGCGCTCGCCCGTGGGTTCTTCACACCGATCAACCAGACGGGGCCGGTGCCGCTCCTGCTGACGTCGATCGGGCTCGGAATCGCGCTCCGGAGCGCGATCCGGCTCGTCGCCGGACGCAGTGCTCGCTACTACGACACCGAGACCGTGACGTATCGGTTCGACTCGCTCCCCGATCTCTCGGTCGGGTCGGTCGACCTGCTCGGCGGGTTCTTCGTCACCTCCGAGCACCTGATCGTGATCGGCACTGCCGTCGCCGTGTTCGTCGTCCTCCACGCCTTACTGACGCGAACCGACGTCGGGATCGCAATGCGCGCGATGGGTGACGACGAGAGCCTGGCGCGGGTTCGCGGTATCGACACGCAGTTGATCCGCGATAGCGTCTGGGTGCTCGCCGGCGTCCTCGCCGGACTCGCGGGCGTGCTCATGGCTATCCAGACGAACGTCAGCTCAGACACCGGGTTCAGCCACATCCTGCAGATACTGTCTGCCGCCATCCTCGGCGGCGCGGGGAGCCCCTACGGAGCGATCCTCGGCGCGTACGTCATCGGACTCGTGCTGGCGCTCTCGACGGCGTTCCTCCCGTCCGGGATGACCGGGCTGTCCTCGGCGGTCGCGTTCGTGATCCTCGTGGCGGTGCTGCTGGTCAAACCCAGCGGGATCGCTGGCAAGGAGGTGCGTGAAGCGTGA